CGTCGTACTTCATGAAGTCCCCGCCGGAGCAGTACCGCGACAGCGAGGCCCGCGACAAGGTCGAGGCCTTCATCCGCGGCGAGCTCGAGCGGTAGAAGGACCTCCCTGCCCCCCACCCCTCGCACGCTCGGGGCGGGACCCTGCAGGCAGGCCGTTCCAGCACGTCACCAGGACCCGGTCCCCGCACGGGGGCGGGTCCTGGTGCGTCTGCGGCCGCCGGATCCGCGGGTCGCCGCGCGTGCGACGACGGAGCCGCACCCGCGCTGAATACGCTGGCCGCCATGCCGCGCCGCCTGCTCGCGATCGCGCTCGTCCTGCTGGCGGTCCTGCTCACCGGCTGCTCCGACGACCCCACCGACCGGCAGCCCGGGGACCCGGTCACCGCCGAGGAGGCCGAGGTGCTCGCCGGGCTGCTCGCTGGCAACGCGGAGGAGGGCGGCGCCGACGTCGTCGTGACCGCGCCCTTCGGCGAGGGCGGGCTGCTCACCCTGACCGGGGAGGTCGACCTGGCCGGCGCCGCCGGCCGCGCCCGCTCGGTGACCTCCTACGGCGACGAGCGGCCCGACGACGTCCGCACCGCGTTCTTCACCCCGGAGCAGATCTGGTTCGGCGACCTGCCGGGGCTGCCGGAGGCGCTCGCCGCCGCCGGGCTGCCCGACGTCCCCTTCGTGCGCCGGCCGGTCGTGACGGGGACCGAGGCGGTGCCCCTGACCGACGTGCTCGTACGGCTGGTGCTCAACCTGGGCGCGGCCGAGCCCGACGACGCCGGCGCCTTCACCGGCGGCGGCACCACCTGGGAGGGGCAGCGCTCGATCGACGGGCGGCTGGCCTCGGTGTACGCCTCCGACGCGGGCTGGACGGTGGCCGTGGACGACAGCAGCGGCGTGCTGCTGCAGTACGTGACGCGACTGCCGGGCCAGGACGCCGACGTGACCGTGACGCTGGCCGACCACGGGCCGCGGACGATCGCGCTGCCGGAGGAGGCACAGACGGTGGACGCGGGAGCCCACCCGGCGGTGGCGGCGGCGGTCGGCGTCTGAGGAGGGACCCCTGCAGAGGGGCCACGGGGCGGCTCGGCCGGCCCCGGACGTGGGTGGAGGGGGCGGCCTCTTCCCCAGACCGCCCCCTCCGGCCCCTTTCCTACCAGACCCGGGCCGGACGCGCCTCCCCTGGGGAGGTGTCGTGTCGCGTCAGTTGGCCGAGGGGTCGGCCGGTGCCGTCGAGAGCACCGCCAGGCGCCCGCGCTGCCGGCCCAGGACCGCGCGCCACAGCGCGGAGCCGGCCAGGTCGCTGAGCACGTCGCCTGGTGTGCCGGGCACGCAGGCCCAGGCGCCCTCGGCGATCTCCCCGGCCAGCTGGCCCGGTGACCAGCCGGCGTAGCCGGCGAACACCCGCAGGCCGGCCAGGCCGCCGTCGAGCGCGCCCGGGTCGGCGTCGAGGTCGACGAGGTAGACGTCGCCGGCCACCCGGCGCAGGCCGGCGTCCTCCGCGCCTGCCGCGCCCGGCCAGCTCGCCAGGCACAGCGCGGTGTCGGTCTCGCACGGGCCGCCGACGTGGAAGACGCCGGGCTCGACGGCGAGGTCGCACCAGCCGGGCAGGACGTCGCGGATCTCGACCTGGCTGGGCCGGCCGAGCACGACGCCCAGCGTGCCGCTGTCGTTGTGGTCGAGCACGTAGACGACGCCGCCGGCGAAGTTGGGGTCGGTCAGCGCGGGCATCGCGACCAGCAGGGACCCGGGGCCCACGTCGTCGAGCGACCCGGTCGACAGCGACGGGACCGCCGCGCGGCGGCGGCCCGTGCCCGGGCGGCTGGGCCGGCCGGACTCCGGATCAGGTGACGAGGGCACCGTGGACATCCATCCCAGTGTGCAACAGCCCGGGGCGCAGGGGGCGGCCGGAGCGCGTCCTAAGGTGAACCGGTGCGGCGGGCCGACACGACGGTGCGCCACCTCCTGCTCCGCGGCGACTTCCGCCGGCTGCTGGTCACGAGGCTGTCCGCCCAGTTCGGCGACGGGGTGTTCCAGGCCTCGCTGGCCGGCACGGTGCTGTTCAACCCGCAGCGCGCCGCCGAGCCGATCGACGTCGCCGCCGGGTTCGCCGTCCTGCTCCTGCCGTACTCGGTCGTGGGGCCCTTCGCCGGGGTGTGGCTGGACCGGTGGAGCCGCCGGCAGGTGCTGCTCCGGGCCAACCTGCTGCGCGCGGGGCTGGTGGCCGTCGTCGCCGCCCTGGTGCTCGCCGGGACCGCCGGCCCGCCGCTGTACGCCGCCGGGCTGGCGGTCTTCTCGGTCACCCGGTTCGTCCTCTCGGCGCTGTCGGCCGGCCTGCCCCACACCGCCGACGAGCCCTCGCTGGTGTCGGCCAACGCCCTGTCGACGACGTCCGGCGCGGTGGCCACCGTCGCCGGCGCCGGCGTGGCGGTCGCCCTGTCCCGGCTGGGGGTCGCCGGGGACGCCGTCTACGCCGCCGTGGCGCTGTCCGCGGCGCTGCCGTACCTGCTGAGCGCGGCCGTCGTCGCCGGGTTCGCCCCGGGGCACCTCGGGCCGGACGCGGACGCCGGCCCCGGCCGGCTGACCGCGCGCGACGTG
This region of Geodermatophilus bullaregiensis genomic DNA includes:
- a CDS encoding MFS transporter, with translation MRRADTTVRHLLLRGDFRRLLVTRLSAQFGDGVFQASLAGTVLFNPQRAAEPIDVAAGFAVLLLPYSVVGPFAGVWLDRWSRRQVLLRANLLRAGLVAVVAALVLAGTAGPPLYAAGLAVFSVTRFVLSALSAGLPHTADEPSLVSANALSTTSGAVATVAGAGVAVALSRLGVAGDAVYAAVALSAALPYLLSAAVVAGFAPGHLGPDADAGPGRLTARDVARGMVTGVRHARARPPVAAALLVIGVHRLCYGVLTLMTLLLHRNRFPDAGGLLPGGLVGLGQTVAAGAVGTLLAAAATPAAVRRLGRRRWTTGLLAGGGALQLALGLPFTPASTVAAGLVLGFVAQGVKICVDTTLQESVDDDLRGRLFSVYDTLVNVAYVTALLVAALLLPRDGASVPALLAVAAGYALAAAGYARATRAHRT
- a CDS encoding YqgE/AlgH family protein, coding for MSTVPSSPDPESGRPSRPGTGRRRAAVPSLSTGSLDDVGPGSLLVAMPALTDPNFAGGVVYVLDHNDSGTLGVVLGRPSQVEIRDVLPGWCDLAVEPGVFHVGGPCETDTALCLASWPGAAGAEDAGLRRVAGDVYLVDLDADPGALDGGLAGLRVFAGYAGWSPGQLAGEIAEGAWACVPGTPGDVLSDLAGSALWRAVLGRQRGRLAVLSTAPADPSAN